CGTCAGCGCGGATATCGCAAGGGATTCAGGTGCTCAGATGCCCTGGCAGGCGCCGGCCTTCTTGCCGTCGTTGTTCGGGCCACCGCACTTGAGCGGACCGGTGGTGTCGCAGGAGATGAAGCCCTGGCCGGTGAGGAGGTTCTGGAAGGACTGCTTGTTGTTGTAGATCCAGTTGTAGAGCGTCGCCTCCTTGGGGTCCTTGGTGAAGTTGACGTTCTCGTTCAGGAAGAGCTTGCGCGCGAGCGGGTAGGCGGTGGCGGGCGCGGAGATGAGCTTGCGGACGTTGGCGGCGGTGGGCGCGATGCCGTCCACGCTCAGGGCCTTGTTGGCGGTGCCCTGCTTGGCCGAGTCACCGGCGTAGCCGATGGCATTGGCGCTCAGGGTGGTGTCGGTGCTGGCGGTGATCTTCCCGATGCAGGAGGTGGCGCTGTCGCTGGCCGAGCACGGGGTCGGGTGGGCCGGATCCGTGAAGAGGGCGGCGTTGGCGCCGTCGACGACCACCTTCACGTCCGGGCAGAACGCGGTGCAGCCGACCAGCGACTTGAAGGTATCCGTCGTGCCGGACGCGTCATCGCGGCGGTACTTGACCCAGGTGGTGGCCGCGCAGTTGAGACCGTCACCGGCGGGGCCACAGAAGAGCGCCTTCAGGTTGCTCTTGGTGAGGTTGGTGGTGGCGTTGGAGGCGCTCACCCAGGCGTTCACCGCGTCGAGCGCGATGACGTTGCTCTGCTCACCCGCGCAGCAGGCGCCGGTGGAGGCCGAGCCATTGGCACAGGTGCCCGCCTTGAAGTCCCGCGACATGGGGGAGATCGCCTGCTGGCGGCCCACGCAGCTGGTGCCGGAACCGGCGCGCATGCAGCCCTCGCCCACGCCCGAGCCCAGGCCCTGGATGGACAGGCCCGCGCTCGCGGCGGTGTTGGCTCCGATGAAGGCCGACTTCAGCGTGTCGGACCCGAACAGCTTGTTACCGTCGGTCAGCTCGGCCGCCACCCGCGCGGTCTCCGCCGACTCCAGCTCCTGACCTCCGCAACCCACCGCCCACACCGACACCATGGCCGCGGACATCACCCAGCTCATCTTCTTCATGAGGTGCTCCTCCGAATGGCAATTGATTGCTAGCGCTGCGTTCCACCCGGGCACTCCTCCCGGGCGAAATCCATGGCCCCACGCACGAGGGGTGGGCCGTCAACGCGCGGCAAGGTGCATCAAATGCACAGACGGTTGGTGCTCCAAAATCGTCAAATCCAGGCCAGCATCCGGTCACATTCCGTCGTTTGATAACGGAATGTGTCTGGAGCGACACGAGAGGGATTCCCGCGAAAGCGTGTCACCCAATGGACAGGAGCCGGGCCGTCATGTCGACACCCGGACGCAGGTCCCCGGGTCCAAGTTCCCTCGACCCGGGCACATGCCGATGCTGCGGGCCGCAGTTTCCACAACCACCAGAGGAGCCCCCTGATGGCACGCACCCAGTCCAAGACGAACCCCCCTTCGTCCCAGCAGACGCCGGAGTCCTCTCCACGCAATGGCGCGGCCTCGCGCAACACTCCCACCTCGGAGCAGATCGCCCGCCGCGCCTATGAGCTCTTCCTCTCTCGCGGTGGCCAGCACGGCTTCCACGAGCAGGACTGGAGCCAGGCCGAGCGGGAGCTGAGGCTCGGACGCTGAGTGCTCACTCCAGCCCCATCTCACGGACGACGGGGGTTACGACCGATGAGGACCCCCGCCGTGCGCGAGCAGCCCACCCGGGCTCCCATGCTCAGTCGATACGCGTCCAGGTCGTGCCATCGAAGGCCCTGATGTCCTTGGCTCCGAACGACCAGAGGACACCATCCGCGGTACCGAGGTGGTAGCAGGTCCGCGGGCTGTCATCCCCAAAGGCAACGGGAACCAGCTTGTTGGTGGGTCTCCGGTGAGCCTTGTGGCGTGGAGATCCTCTCTTCATTCTCCTTGCCGCCGCCGAACAGATTGACCTCACCGTCAGGAGAGAGCGCGATCATCTGCTCATGCGGGTGCTTGCATACGGCAATGCTGACCGTCGACCAGGTCACCGCACCGATGTAGCCGAGGTTGCCTCGGTCGATTCGAGGAAGGGGCCCTTCGAACCGTCGCCGTGCCTACGCCTCTCCGTAGGTCTCGATGAACTCGTCGATGACCTCGACGATGTGGGTGGAGAAGTCCCGGAAGCGCTCCGCATCCTCGCCGCCCAGGAGCTGGGGCAGCGCGAACGTCTCGTCGTGGTAGTAGGCCACCACGCCCAACTCCCCCTCCGGGCTCCGGTCGCGCGGATTGAAGCACCAGAAGTTCTCCACCGAGTCGGAGTCGATGCGCTGGAAGAACAGGGCCTCTTTGATGGCCTCCTCCACGTCGGGGTCATCTCCGTCCACCGCATCGGAAGACTCCGGCGCCGCCACATGCAGATAGTCCGGGCGCTCCATCCCGATGAGCTCCGCGCCGCCGTACATCACCGTGAAGGTGCCGTGGGTGCGGAGGAAGTGCACGTAGCTGGGCGGGAGCTTCAGCTTGTATTTCGCCTCCAGCTTCTGCACCTGCTCGGCGTCGAGGGGCGTCGAGAACTCCACCGACATGTCCTCCTTCTCGCTCGCGAATGCCTCGAGTCGCTTCACCGCCTCGGCCACCTCGCGCTCACCCAGCTTCCGCGGGCTCGCGCTCGACTTCGTCGACGACATGCACACTCCCTCTGCACCAGGGGGATACCTGGAGAAGCGCGGCACGTTAGCCCAGCGCGAGCACGGGCTCGCGAATTCTGTACACCGCGCACGGGTTCTCAACCCCAGGGGACGGATACCCTCACCCCCGTCCCCTCTCCCGGAGGGAGAGGGTGGTGGTGGTGGTGGGACTCAGCTCACGTAGGGGGGCCGGAGTGAAGGCAGCTCCGCCACCAACGCCTCCCGCAGCTTGCGCTGCGCTACCTTGAGCTGTTCGAGGACGCGCTCGGCGTCCACCACCGTGCGCATGGCCAGGCCACACGCCGGTGTCAGCAATACCTGCGAGCCCACCCGCGGGAACGAGTGTCCCGGCGGCAGCGCCGCCTTGAGCGACACCTCCACCGCGTCCACCAGTTCCCCCACCTGATACGTGGACGTCAGGTCCGTGGGGATGATGCCCAGGCTCAGCGTCGCCCCCGACTCCAGGAAGCGCGCGAACGCCACCGACTCCTCCAGCACCGCGTCCAGCGACAGCCGCACGTCCAGCGACAGCACGTCCAGCCCCGCGTCCAGCAGGCTCGTCCAGTGGGTGTTGCCACAGCAATGCACGCCCACCAGCGCGCCCTCCCGCTGAAGGGCCACCACCAGCAGCCTCAGCTCCTGCATGGCCAGCAGGTGCCGCGGGTTGGCGCGCTCGAAGGCGTACAGGCCCGGCTCGTCCAGGAAGAAGAGGGGCGTCGTCCCCGCCCGGCGCAGCGCCTTCACCATCGCCAGCGAGCGCGCCAGCACCAGCCGGAAGATGGCCTCGTCCAGCCCTGGCACGTCCAGCGTGGCATGCCCCTCGCTCGTGCGCGCCACCGAGCGCACCGTGAAGGGCCCCGCCATCTGCGCCTTCGCGAAGGCCAGCTTCCGGTTCTCCACCTCCCAGAGGAACGGCCGCCACGCCCGGCAGCCCTCCAGCGAGGGCTCGAAGGCCTCCAACGCGCCCGAGGACAGCGCCGTCTCCAGCCGCGCCTCGAAGTCCGCGCGCCCCGCCGCCCAGGCTCCGAGGTCCACCGTGCACATGCCCTCGTCGTCCCACCGCAGGCCCGGCAGCCCCTCGAGCGCCTGCGGAATCATGAACTCCGAGGGCCGCCCCACCGGCAGCTGGGGCAGGAAGGGAATGTCCAGCGCGAGCGCGGCCTGGAGGCCCAGCTCGAGCTGCGTGTGCGGAAGGCTCCCGATGCCCGTGGTGGCACAGGTGGGCAGGAGCTGGATGGCCCGGCGGATGTTCGGCGCGCTCATGCCACCAGTGTACTTCAGGAAGCGCGCGCCACCTTCGCTTCCGTCTCCAACGCGGCGCGTCCAGCACCGTCGAGCCACTTCTCCACGGTGGCGATGAATTCGTCCGGAATCTCCATCATCGGCGTGTGGCCGACGCCGGCGTACTCCACGTACGTCCAGTCCGGCCTCACCCGGGCCAGCTCGCGCGAGTTGGCCACCGGCACCAGCCGGTCCTCCGACCCCTGGACGAGCAGCGTGGGCACTCGAATCCCCCGCTCCATGGCGCGGAACGCCTTCTTGCGCAGCAGCAGGAACACCAGCGAGCGCGCCGCCTGCACGAAGGCCTCGTTGGCCCAGGGCATCCGCTCGTGCCGCTCGCGAGCCGCCTCCAGGTGCGCCCGCACCACCTCCGGCGGGAAGCGCTCCAGATCCCTACAGCACAGCTTGAGCATGCCCCGCGCCGTCCTCTCGGGTCCCAGGCGCTCCGCGCGACGCCTCACGAAGAACTCGCCCACGCCCGGAATCGCGTAGAGGGCGAACAGGGCGAACACCTCCCGCTCCATCCGGGTGTCCTCGGCGCTCGGCTGCGCGGGGTTCACCAACACCAGGCCGGACACCCGCTGGGGGTTGCGCGCCGTCTGCAGCACCGAGATGGCCCCGCCCATGGAGTTGCCCATCAGGAGGACGGGCTCGGAGGGGGAGATCGCCTGGATGAAGCGATCCAGCAGCGCCTGGTTGGCGTGCACGCTCGCCGAGCGCCCATCGAGCGGCGTCAGGCCGAAGCCCGTCAGGTCCACCGCCACCACCCGCGCATGCCGGGCCAGCTTCTCCCCCACCATCATCCAGTTGTGGTGCGAGCCGCCCAGTCCGTGGACGAGCACCATCGTCGGCCCGGAGCCGCCGTAGTCCATGTAGTGAACGGGTCCACCCAGGTCGAGCGTGCGAGAAATCATGGCCCCTTCCCTATCACCAGGTCACGTCGAGGTCGAAGTCCCGCGCGGCGCGCATCGACACCGTGACGGAGGGGACGATGCCCGTGCGGCGCAGGCCCGACTCGACGAGGCCCGCGAGGAGGTCCGGCTTGGCATCCGGATCGCTCCGGAAGCTGACGCGGTAGTGGTGCCAGCCGAGCTGCGTCACCGTCACGTCGTAGCGGAAGGTATCGAGCGCCACGAGGCTGGGAATGCGGGCGATGAGGCGCTCCGGGCCGAGCATCGGCAGGCCCATGTCCACCACCTTGCCCATCCAGGTCTTGAGGAAGCCCTCGCCCAGCTGGCGGCCCAGCTCGCGGTACGCGGACTCGCGGGACAGGCCGGGGTAGCAGTGGCGCCAGGCCACCTCGAGCGCCTCGTTCCAGACCTCGATGGGGTAGATGGCCCTGGTCTTGTTCACGTCGAAGCCACAGGCACGCAGCGCGTCCGCGAAGGACCCGCTCGCCTGGAGCGAGTGGATGAACAGGCCTTCGAAGAAACTGCCCTGTGTGACACGACCGGAAGGAGAGCCCTGCATGATGCGCGTGGGGACTGTACCGGAAGTCAGCTAGCGTCGCTCGCACGTATGCTCGAGCTTCCCGCCCTACCGCCATCTCTCGAACGCTGGCGCGAGCGCATCGAATCCGCCGTCGCGCCCTGCGTCCTCTTCACCGCACGGGACATGGAAGATTCCGACGTTCCCGGATGCCGTTACGGAGGACACCCGCTCGTGCCCGAGGGCACCGAGTGGCCCCGCTCTCCCGGCGGCCCGCTGCACTTCGTGGGTCAGCTCGATTTCGCCGAGCTGGCCGCGTGCCACGGTGAGGCCCTGCCGGACCTGCCTCGTGATGGCGTGCTCGCCCTCTTCTACGACGTGCAGGAGCAGCGCTGGGGGTATGACCCGAAGGACAGCGCCTTCTGGAAGCTCGTCTGGACGCCGCGCAGTGAGGAGGCGGTACCGCTCGCGCCTCCGGCGGAGCTGGTGGACGCGGGCCTGGCCTTCGACCTCCCCTTGAAGCTGACGCCCCGGCTCGGCATGACCCTGCCGGACCCGTGGGACCGCGGCGGGGGGATGATCGCGCAGGATTGGGGCGAGGCCGAGGCGGACGACTACGCGGTGCTGCGTGAGCGGCTCACGGGCGGCGAGCACACGCACCAGGTGGGCGGCCATCCCTGGTGGGTGCAGAACGACGCACGCCTGGAGGCGCAGCTCGTCTCGCATGGACAGTCTTGCGGCGACTCGCGCGGCTACGACTCGCCCCTGGCGCGCAAGCTGATGCCCGGT
This is a stretch of genomic DNA from Archangium violaceum. It encodes these proteins:
- a CDS encoding DUF2934 domain-containing protein, with amino-acid sequence MARTQSKTNPPSSQQTPESSPRNGAASRNTPTSEQIARRAYELFLSRGGQHGFHEQDWSQAERELRLGR
- a CDS encoding DUF2378 family protein: MQGSPSGRVTQGSFFEGLFIHSLQASGSFADALRACGFDVNKTRAIYPIEVWNEALEVAWRHCYPGLSRESAYRELGRQLGEGFLKTWMGKVVDMGLPMLGPERLIARIPSLVALDTFRYDVTVTQLGWHHYRVSFRSDPDAKPDLLAGLVESGLRRTGIVPSVTVSMRAARDFDLDVTW
- a CDS encoding alpha/beta fold hydrolase; the encoded protein is MISRTLDLGGPVHYMDYGGSGPTMVLVHGLGGSHHNWMMVGEKLARHARVVAVDLTGFGLTPLDGRSASVHANQALLDRFIQAISPSEPVLLMGNSMGGAISVLQTARNPQRVSGLVLVNPAQPSAEDTRMEREVFALFALYAIPGVGEFFVRRRAERLGPERTARGMLKLCCRDLERFPPEVVRAHLEAARERHERMPWANEAFVQAARSLVFLLLRKKAFRAMERGIRVPTLLVQGSEDRLVPVANSRELARVRPDWTYVEYAGVGHTPMMEIPDEFIATVEKWLDGAGRAALETEAKVARAS
- a CDS encoding SMI1/KNR4 family protein, giving the protein MSSTKSSASPRKLGEREVAEAVKRLEAFASEKEDMSVEFSTPLDAEQVQKLEAKYKLKLPPSYVHFLRTHGTFTVMYGGAELIGMERPDYLHVAAPESSDAVDGDDPDVEEAIKEALFFQRIDSDSVENFWCFNPRDRSPEGELGVVAYYHDETFALPQLLGGEDAERFRDFSTHIVEVIDEFIETYGEA
- a CDS encoding YwqG family protein, which gives rise to MLELPALPPSLERWRERIESAVAPCVLFTARDMEDSDVPGCRYGGHPLVPEGTEWPRSPGGPLHFVGQLDFAELAACHGEALPDLPRDGVLALFYDVQEQRWGYDPKDSAFWKLVWTPRSEEAVPLAPPAELVDAGLAFDLPLKLTPRLGMTLPDPWDRGGGMIAQDWGEAEADDYAVLRERLTGGEHTHQVGGHPWWVQNDARLEAQLVSHGQSCGDSRGYDSPLARKLMPGASEWNLLWQIGSDDQTGFSWGDYGNLYLLIRARDLRARRFDKVWLGLQCR
- a CDS encoding substrate-binding domain-containing protein, translating into MKKMSWVMSAAMVSVWAVGCGGQELESAETARVAAELTDGNKLFGSDTLKSAFIGANTAASAGLSIQGLGSGVGEGCMRAGSGTSCVGRQQAISPMSRDFKAGTCANGSASTGACCAGEQSNVIALDAVNAWVSASNATTNLTKSNLKALFCGPAGDGLNCAATTWVKYRRDDASGTTDTFKSLVGCTAFCPDVKVVVDGANAALFTDPAHPTPCSASDSATSCIGKITASTDTTLSANAIGYAGDSAKQGTANKALSVDGIAPTAANVRKLISAPATAYPLARKLFLNENVNFTKDPKEATLYNWIYNNKQSFQNLLTGQGFISCDTTGPLKCGGPNNDGKKAGACQGI